The following are encoded together in the Sphingomicrobium clamense genome:
- the hisC gene encoding histidinol-phosphate transaminase → MTLADRLARPDLADLPPVDLAGAPAPGTIRLDANENPFEPLAGKGDINRYPEPQPAALRQRMADLYGVDAARLWVSRGSDDAIDLLSRAFLVPGQDRILVVEPTFSAYAQFARIQGAQVSSVRMDDDFTFDADAVLAAAKDGAAPKLLFVCTPNNPTATPVDPDDVRRLCRELPDTLVVADEAYGEFTDTPSLAPETGAIENLVVLRTLSKAYGLAGARIGCAIASPDIIGWLARVSPPYPLPGPSIDAALTALAPERMPVHMDRVRRLVADRDRLAQQFRDVGEVEALYAGGNYLFLVVADPADLARRLAAAGVKVRFRPKAAPGGVRITVGTPAENRAMLAVFGIAEERPAGRRAAVTRDTAETRIAVEIDLDTPEPRRVIDTGIGFFDHMLDQVAAHGGFGLTLSCTGDTHIDAHHSVEDVALALGSALDKALGDRAGIGRFGFALPMDETQADVRVDLSGRPYSRFEGEFSADKVGDLPTEMVPHVFRSLADSMRAAIHVRVDGENDHHKVEAAFKAFGRALRQGLSTGASGGIPSTKGSL, encoded by the coding sequence ATGACCCTCGCCGACCGCCTCGCCCGACCCGATCTCGCCGACCTCCCGCCCGTCGACCTCGCCGGTGCGCCGGCGCCCGGCACCATCCGCCTCGACGCCAACGAAAACCCGTTCGAGCCGCTCGCGGGCAAGGGCGACATCAACCGCTATCCCGAGCCGCAGCCTGCCGCGCTACGCCAGCGCATGGCCGATCTCTATGGTGTCGATGCGGCGCGTCTTTGGGTGTCGCGCGGCAGCGACGACGCCATCGACCTGCTGAGCCGCGCCTTCTTGGTGCCGGGACAGGATCGCATCCTCGTCGTCGAACCGACCTTCTCCGCCTACGCCCAGTTCGCGCGCATCCAGGGCGCCCAAGTCTCCAGCGTCCGCATGGACGACGATTTCACCTTCGACGCCGACGCCGTGCTCGCCGCCGCGAAGGACGGCGCAGCCCCCAAGCTGCTGTTCGTCTGCACCCCCAACAACCCGACCGCCACGCCCGTCGACCCCGACGATGTCCGCCGCCTCTGCCGCGAGCTGCCCGACACGCTGGTCGTCGCCGACGAAGCCTATGGCGAGTTCACCGACACACCCAGCCTTGCGCCGGAAACCGGTGCCATCGAGAACCTCGTCGTCCTGCGCACCTTGTCGAAGGCGTACGGCCTCGCCGGTGCGCGCATCGGTTGCGCCATCGCTTCGCCCGACATCATCGGCTGGCTTGCGCGCGTTTCGCCGCCCTACCCGCTTCCCGGCCCCTCGATCGATGCCGCGCTCACCGCGCTCGCGCCCGAACGCATGCCGGTCCACATGGACCGCGTCCGCCGCCTCGTCGCCGACCGTGACCGCCTCGCCCAGCAATTCCGCGATGTCGGCGAAGTCGAAGCGCTTTACGCCGGCGGCAATTATCTCTTCCTCGTCGTCGCCGACCCGGCCGACCTCGCCCGCCGCCTCGCCGCTGCCGGTGTAAAAGTCCGCTTCCGCCCCAAGGCCGCACCCGGAGGCGTCCGCATCACGGTCGGCACCCCGGCAGAGAACCGCGCCATGCTCGCCGTGTTCGGCATTGCCGAAGAGCGCCCCGCAGGCCGCCGCGCCGCGGTCACTCGCGACACGGCCGAAACCCGCATCGCGGTCGAGATCGACCTCGACACGCCCGAGCCCAGGCGCGTCATCGACACCGGCATCGGCTTCTTCGACCACATGCTCGACCAGGTCGCAGCCCATGGCGGCTTCGGCCTCACCTTGAGCTGCACCGGCGACACCCACATCGACGCGCATCACAGCGTCGAGGATGTCGCACTCGCGCTCGGCTCCGCGCTCGACAAGGCGCTGGGCGACCGCGCGGGCATCGGCCGCTTCGGTTTCGCGCTGCCGATGGACGAGACGCAGGCCGACGTGCGCGTCGACCTGTCGGGCCGTCCCTACAGCCGCTTCGAGGGCGAATTCAGCGCGGACAAGGTCGGCGACCTGCCCACCGAGATGGTCCCGCACGTCTTCCGCAGCCTCGCCGATTCCATGCGCGCCGCGATCCATGTGCGCGTCGATGGCGAGAACGACCACCACAAGGTTGAAGCCGCCTTCAAGGCGTTCGGTCGTGCGCTGCGCCAGGGCCTGTCGACCGGCGCTTCGGGCGGCATCCCCTCGACCAAGGGGAGCCTGTGA
- a CDS encoding NAD(P)/FAD-dependent oxidoreductase: MIDHDVIVLGAGAAGLMAAFTAGQRGRRVLLVDHNSAPGKKILISGGGRCNFTNLYAAPDRYLSSNPHFPKSALARYTQWDFIDLVERHGIAWHEKTLGQLFCDGSARQIVELLMDECLQGNVDLAFGRSPTVSREGNRFHVDLDGEIHSAAALILATGGPSIPKLGATGFAYDLARSWGLKIVEPRPALVPLTLPGDEALFRTLSGVATEVVATAERGPPFREAALFTHRGLSGPSILQVSSYWRGNNEAVGIDFLPDRASNWLANMKRDHPNRTLRRVLADALPERLAEALMERLGVDGPLQSLTDATLDEVAARLADWRFTPNGSEGFAKAEVTVGGISTDELSSKTMEAKKVPGLYCIGEAVDVTGWLGGYNFQWAWASGKAAGEAA; encoded by the coding sequence ATGATCGATCATGACGTCATCGTGCTGGGTGCGGGCGCTGCGGGGCTCATGGCCGCTTTCACCGCGGGCCAGCGCGGCCGCCGCGTGCTGCTGGTCGATCACAATAGCGCGCCGGGCAAGAAAATCCTCATCTCGGGCGGCGGGCGCTGCAACTTTACCAACCTCTACGCCGCGCCCGACCGCTACCTCTCGTCCAACCCGCATTTCCCCAAGTCGGCGCTCGCGCGCTACACACAATGGGATTTCATCGACCTTGTCGAACGCCACGGCATCGCTTGGCACGAAAAGACGCTCGGCCAGCTCTTCTGCGACGGCAGCGCCAGGCAGATCGTCGAGTTGCTGATGGACGAATGCCTCCAAGGCAACGTCGATTTGGCCTTCGGCCGCAGCCCCACTGTGTCTCGAGAGGGCAATCGCTTCCACGTCGACCTCGATGGCGAAATCCACAGCGCCGCCGCGCTCATCCTCGCCACGGGTGGCCCTTCCATCCCCAAGCTGGGCGCGACCGGCTTCGCCTACGATCTCGCCCGTTCGTGGGGGCTCAAGATCGTCGAGCCGCGCCCGGCGCTCGTCCCGCTGACGCTGCCCGGCGACGAAGCGCTCTTTCGCACGCTATCGGGTGTCGCGACCGAGGTCGTCGCCACTGCCGAACGCGGCCCGCCCTTTCGCGAAGCCGCGCTTTTCACCCATCGCGGGCTCTCGGGCCCGTCCATCCTGCAAGTCTCGAGCTATTGGCGCGGCAATAACGAAGCGGTGGGCATCGACTTCCTCCCCGATCGCGCATCCAACTGGCTCGCCAACATGAAGCGCGACCATCCCAACCGCACGCTGCGCCGCGTCCTTGCCGACGCGCTGCCCGAGCGTCTCGCCGAAGCGCTGATGGAGCGGCTGGGCGTCGACGGTCCGCTCCAGTCGCTCACCGACGCCACGCTCGACGAGGTCGCCGCGCGCCTCGCCGACTGGCGCTTCACCCCCAATGGCAGCGAGGGCTTCGCCAAGGCCGAAGTCACCGTCGGCGGCATCTCGACCGACGAACTCTCGTCCAAGACGATGGAGGCGAAGAAGGTGCCGGGCCTCTACTGCATTGGCGAGGCGGTCGACGTCACCGGTTGGCTCGGCGGCTATAATTTCCAGTGGGCCTGGGCCTCGGGGAAGGCGGCTGGCGAAGCCGCCTAG
- the hisF gene encoding imidazole glycerol phosphate synthase subunit HisF — MPAARIIPCLDVADGQVVKGVQFRDHRVIGDIVEHAQRYSAEGADELVFYDITASADGRSVDTDWIHRVAEVIDIPFSVAGGITDVVHAEACLRAGADKVSVNSPALADPDLIARLADAFGRQCVVLGIDSFEDDQGTYRVRSHTGRPEAMRETGRTMLEWAQEATAKGAGEIVLNCMNRDGVREGYDLDQLNALTTSVDVPVIASGGAGAPQHFADAFANGASGALAASVFHDNRLTIAEVKDHLEQEGWEVRR; from the coding sequence GTGCCCGCGGCTAGGATCATCCCCTGCCTCGACGTCGCCGACGGCCAGGTCGTCAAGGGCGTCCAGTTTCGCGATCACCGCGTGATCGGCGACATTGTCGAACATGCCCAGCGCTACTCGGCCGAAGGCGCGGACGAGCTCGTCTTCTACGACATCACCGCCAGCGCCGACGGGCGCAGCGTCGACACCGACTGGATCCACCGCGTCGCCGAAGTGATAGACATCCCCTTCTCGGTCGCGGGTGGGATCACCGACGTCGTGCATGCGGAGGCGTGCCTGCGCGCGGGCGCCGACAAGGTCTCGGTCAACAGCCCCGCGCTCGCCGATCCCGACCTCATCGCCCGCCTTGCCGACGCCTTCGGGCGCCAATGCGTGGTGCTCGGCATCGACAGTTTCGAGGACGATCAAGGCACCTACCGCGTCCGCTCGCACACTGGACGGCCCGAGGCGATGCGCGAGACCGGGCGCACCATGCTCGAATGGGCACAGGAGGCGACCGCCAAGGGCGCGGGCGAAATCGTGCTCAACTGCATGAACCGGGACGGCGTGCGCGAGGGCTACGACCTCGACCAGTTGAACGCGCTGACGACCAGCGTCGACGTGCCCGTCATCGCCAGTGGCGGTGCGGGTGCTCCTCAGCATTTCGCCGACGCCTTTGCCAATGGTGCGTCCGGCGCGCTGGCGGCGTCGGTTTTCCACGACAACCGCCTGACCATCGCCGAGGTTAAGGATCATCTTGAACAAGAGGGCTGGGAGGTCCGCCGATGA
- the aroF gene encoding 3-deoxy-7-phosphoheptulonate synthase, with amino-acid sequence MIIVMKPETPQETIDGMLEKIEAKGLKPLHMPGAERVVLGALGDERVLSELSFDADPHVESVKPILAPYKLVSRELHPHDTIVTVGDASFGGQRFGLVAGPCAVENETQLLASAKAAKDAGASVLRAGAYKPRTSPYSFQGRGPVGLEILADVGREVGLPVVTEVIETADVDLVASKADMLQVGARNMQNFALLKAVGAAGKPVFLKRGMSAKVDDLLLAAEYIMAAGCEDVILCERGIRTFETATRNTLDLAAVPLLKQKSHLPVVVDPSHGTGKRDLVAPMALAAAAAGADGVMVEVHFDPPAALSDGPQSLYPDQMKALGDRLKALLPVVGRTF; translated from the coding sequence ATGATCATCGTGATGAAGCCCGAGACCCCGCAGGAAACCATCGACGGGATGCTCGAGAAAATCGAAGCCAAGGGCTTGAAGCCCCTTCACATGCCGGGCGCCGAGCGCGTCGTGCTGGGCGCGCTGGGTGACGAACGCGTCCTGTCCGAACTCTCGTTCGATGCCGATCCGCACGTCGAATCGGTCAAGCCGATCCTCGCTCCCTACAAATTGGTCAGCCGCGAACTCCACCCGCACGACACGATCGTGACGGTCGGCGATGCAAGTTTTGGCGGGCAGCGCTTCGGACTGGTCGCGGGGCCGTGCGCAGTAGAGAACGAGACCCAGCTGCTCGCCAGTGCCAAGGCGGCCAAGGATGCAGGTGCTAGCGTGCTGCGCGCCGGCGCCTACAAGCCGCGCACCTCGCCCTACAGCTTCCAGGGCCGTGGTCCGGTGGGGCTAGAAATCCTCGCCGATGTCGGCCGCGAAGTCGGGCTGCCGGTGGTGACCGAGGTGATCGAGACCGCCGACGTCGACCTCGTCGCGAGCAAGGCCGACATGTTGCAGGTCGGCGCGCGCAACATGCAGAATTTCGCGCTGCTCAAGGCGGTCGGCGCGGCGGGCAAGCCGGTCTTCCTCAAGCGCGGCATGTCGGCCAAGGTCGACGACCTGCTGCTCGCGGCGGAATATATCATGGCCGCGGGTTGCGAAGACGTGATCCTGTGCGAACGCGGGATCCGCACCTTCGAGACCGCGACGCGCAACACGCTCGACCTCGCCGCAGTGCCGCTGCTCAAGCAGAAATCGCACCTGCCCGTCGTGGTCGACCCGTCGCACGGGACCGGCAAGCGCGATCTCGTCGCGCCGATGGCGCTGGCCGCGGCGGCGGCTGGTGCGGACGGGGTGATGGTCGAGGTGCATTTCGATCCGCCCGCCGCGCTCAGCGACGGGCCGCAGTCGCTTTATCCCGACCAGATGAAGGCGCTCGGCGACCGGCTGAAGGCGCTGCTGCCGGTAGTGGGGCGTACCTTTTGA
- a CDS encoding chorismate-binding protein, whose translation MSKLAHLEIGCLTRRLPGAHDPVTLHAALTARGGMAPMLFRRTGGRALILVDAALRLEAKGEATTMTALSESGRLLADRIALACRSALSDVMGDVTQFAFPRCDDPDEEKRMADPGALALLRAAASLPASGDTHALTLMGILGFDHVDMVEALPAAAETDFPDLLVHLAQTLVVVEPSGAARVLALTVGHEDADVANRQQSLAAERLSKLTAVIDTAVAPAVADAEGGEATTDVDDGAFVQIVEQLKENIAAGDIFQAVPSRSFTAPCADPLSAFRRLVAADPSAFHFYAKTDHGTLFGASPETAIELTPDETGTTLAVCPIAGTRPRGATPDADDRQEADLRLDSKETAEHMMLVDLARNDVARVSAPGSRRVAKLLTVERFAKVMHLVSRVEGRLDEGRDAIDAIRACLNVGTLSGAPKLKAIELIRGVETSARGPYGGAIFALTGDGAMDSAVVIRSAMVDRGVATVRAGAGVVADSDPQAEAAETRAKALAMLSALGAAA comes from the coding sequence TTGAGCAAGCTCGCCCATCTTGAGATTGGCTGCCTGACCCGTCGCCTTCCCGGTGCGCACGATCCGGTGACGCTGCACGCGGCGCTGACCGCGCGTGGCGGCATGGCGCCGATGCTGTTTCGCCGGACGGGCGGACGCGCGCTGATCCTTGTCGATGCGGCGCTCCGGCTGGAAGCCAAGGGTGAGGCTACCACGATGACCGCGCTGAGCGAAAGCGGTCGGCTGCTCGCCGATCGCATCGCGCTCGCCTGCCGCTCGGCGCTGAGCGATGTGATGGGCGACGTCACCCAATTTGCATTCCCGCGCTGCGACGATCCTGACGAGGAAAAGCGCATGGCCGATCCGGGCGCACTCGCACTGCTGCGTGCGGCGGCGAGCCTGCCCGCGAGCGGCGACACACACGCGCTCACCCTGATGGGCATTCTCGGTTTCGATCATGTCGATATGGTGGAGGCGCTGCCCGCGGCTGCCGAGACCGACTTCCCCGACCTCCTCGTCCACCTTGCCCAGACGCTGGTGGTGGTCGAGCCGAGCGGGGCTGCGCGCGTGCTGGCGCTGACGGTCGGTCACGAGGACGCAGACGTCGCCAATCGGCAGCAGTCGCTCGCTGCCGAACGGCTGTCCAAGCTGACCGCGGTCATCGACACCGCAGTCGCGCCTGCCGTTGCCGACGCCGAAGGTGGCGAGGCGACGACCGATGTCGACGACGGCGCCTTCGTGCAGATCGTCGAGCAGCTCAAGGAGAATATCGCGGCGGGCGACATCTTCCAGGCCGTGCCCAGCCGCAGCTTCACCGCGCCCTGCGCCGATCCGCTTTCCGCCTTCCGCCGGCTCGTCGCTGCCGATCCCAGCGCCTTCCACTTCTACGCCAAAACCGACCACGGCACGCTGTTCGGCGCCTCGCCCGAAACAGCCATCGAACTGACGCCCGACGAGACCGGTACGACGCTGGCGGTCTGCCCGATTGCAGGGACGCGGCCGCGTGGCGCGACCCCCGATGCCGACGACCGGCAGGAGGCCGACCTGCGGCTCGATTCCAAGGAAACCGCCGAGCACATGATGCTGGTCGACCTCGCGCGCAACGACGTCGCGCGGGTGTCCGCGCCGGGCAGTCGGCGGGTCGCCAAGCTGCTGACCGTCGAGCGGTTCGCCAAGGTGATGCACCTCGTCAGCCGCGTCGAAGGGCGGCTCGATGAGGGGCGCGACGCGATCGACGCGATCCGCGCCTGCCTCAATGTCGGGACGCTCTCGGGCGCGCCCAAGCTCAAGGCGATCGAGCTGATCCGAGGCGTCGAGACCAGTGCGCGCGGGCCTTATGGCGGTGCGATCTTCGCGCTGACCGGTGACGGCGCGATGGACAGCGCGGTCGTGATCCGTTCGGCGATGGTCGATCGGGGCGTCGCGACGGTGCGCGCGGGTGCCGGCGTGGTCGCCGACAGCGACCCGCAGGCCGAGGCCGCCGAAACCCGCGCCAAGGCGCTCGCCATGCTCTCGGCACTGGGGGCGGCAGCATGA
- the hisD gene encoding histidinol dehydrogenase produces the protein MTLFDWTNASPEEKDAILARPDRRDDPDLRAEVARMVYTIRDEGWPALRRYARRIDQADVRAIAVEPYADRAERTLGDEAIDAIALAYDHIAKFHEAARPDDVFVETCDGLTMSKRWIALDRVGLYVPGGKAPLFSTLLMLAVPARIAGVRDIVCVTPPRADGGLDPAIAYCARLCGIDRIWSVGGAQAIAALAFGAGDIPAVDRIYGPGNKWVSMAKSLVSSTPGGPGIDLPAGPSELLVIADDSADPVFVAADLLSQAEHDPDAQVLLVSTDEGCAREALAQAERQMAAMGGDFAPIRTVLCADLNDAVEIANLYAPEHLSLALDAADADAVAAKIRNAGTVFVGHSAAETFGDYCAGPSHVLPTDGAARYTGGISTQTFMKAVGFQRVEGNGARQIAAAAAALARLEGLEAHARAAEARLGKALA, from the coding sequence ATGACCCTGTTCGACTGGACCAATGCCTCTCCCGAAGAGAAGGACGCGATCCTCGCGCGGCCCGACCGCCGCGACGACCCCGATCTGCGCGCCGAGGTGGCCCGGATGGTCTACACCATTCGCGACGAAGGCTGGCCTGCGCTCCGGCGCTATGCGCGTCGGATCGACCAGGCCGACGTCCGCGCCATTGCGGTCGAGCCCTATGCCGATCGCGCCGAGCGGACACTCGGCGATGAGGCGATCGATGCCATCGCGCTCGCCTACGACCATATCGCCAAATTCCACGAGGCCGCGCGCCCCGACGACGTGTTCGTCGAGACCTGCGACGGCCTTACAATGTCCAAGCGCTGGATCGCGCTCGACCGCGTCGGCCTCTACGTGCCCGGCGGTAAGGCGCCGCTCTTTTCCACGCTGCTGATGCTCGCCGTGCCCGCGCGCATCGCGGGGGTGCGCGACATCGTCTGCGTCACCCCGCCGCGCGCCGACGGCGGGCTCGACCCTGCCATCGCCTATTGCGCACGCTTGTGCGGAATCGATCGCATCTGGTCGGTCGGCGGGGCGCAGGCGATCGCCGCGCTCGCGTTCGGCGCGGGCGATATCCCCGCCGTCGACCGCATCTACGGCCCCGGCAACAAATGGGTGTCGATGGCCAAGTCGCTAGTCTCGTCCACCCCGGGAGGCCCCGGCATCGACCTGCCTGCGGGCCCCTCCGAACTCCTCGTCATCGCCGACGACAGCGCCGACCCCGTCTTCGTCGCCGCCGACCTCTTGAGCCAGGCCGAACACGATCCCGACGCGCAAGTGCTGCTGGTCTCGACCGACGAGGGCTGCGCGCGCGAAGCCCTTGCGCAGGCCGAGCGCCAGATGGCGGCGATGGGCGGCGACTTCGCGCCCATCCGCACCGTCCTCTGCGCCGACCTCAACGATGCGGTCGAGATCGCCAATCTCTACGCCCCCGAACATCTCAGCCTCGCGCTCGATGCCGCCGATGCCGATGCCGTCGCCGCTAAGATCCGCAACGCCGGCACCGTGTTCGTCGGTCACTCGGCCGCGGAGACGTTTGGCGACTATTGCGCCGGGCCCAGCCACGTCCTGCCCACCGACGGCGCGGCCCGCTACACGGGCGGCATCTCGACCCAGACCTTCATGAAGGCCGTCGGTTTCCAGCGGGTCGAGGGCAATGGCGCGCGCCAGATCGCCGCCGCCGCCGCCGCGCTCGCCCGCCTCGAAGGGCTCGAGGCCCACGCCCGCGCCGCCGAGGCCCGGCTCGGAAAGGCGCTCGCATGA
- the hisH gene encoding imidazole glycerol phosphate synthase subunit HisH, which translates to MVAILDLGYGNVESVRLGFRRVGADPALVRDAKAVEEAEKLVVPGVGHAGYAMEKLEAHGLVDALKARRGPMLGICVGMQLFHEASDETDRPLLGLVPGTVRGLDPAPGRPVPHMGWTKIADVADDIGLAEGVQLYFAHSFACPVTDASAATADYGGPIAVALRRDNLWAAQFHPERSSTAGANFLKAFLAA; encoded by the coding sequence GTGGTCGCGATCCTCGACCTTGGTTACGGCAATGTCGAATCGGTTCGGCTGGGATTCCGCCGTGTCGGCGCGGATCCGGCACTCGTACGCGATGCAAAAGCGGTCGAAGAGGCCGAAAAGCTCGTCGTGCCCGGGGTCGGCCACGCCGGTTATGCGATGGAAAAGCTCGAAGCCCACGGATTGGTCGACGCGCTGAAGGCACGCCGCGGCCCGATGCTCGGCATCTGCGTCGGCATGCAGCTGTTCCACGAGGCGTCCGACGAAACCGACCGCCCGCTCTTGGGGCTCGTCCCCGGCACCGTGCGCGGCCTCGACCCCGCGCCCGGCCGCCCGGTTCCGCACATGGGTTGGACAAAGATTGCCGACGTTGCCGATGATATCGGCCTTGCCGAGGGCGTCCAGCTCTATTTCGCGCACAGCTTCGCCTGCCCCGTCACCGACGCCAGCGCCGCGACCGCCGACTATGGCGGCCCGATCGCGGTCGCGTTGCGCCGTGACAATCTGTGGGCCGCGCAATTCCACCCCGAACGCTCCAGCACGGCTGGCGCCAATTTCCTGAAGGCTTTCCTCGCAGCATGA
- a CDS encoding HisA/HisF-related TIM barrel protein, producing MKLIPAIDLMDSMPVRLAQGDFDRRTDYGSTADDALAAFKAQGAELTHIVDLDGARAGEPRQHELIASLAPIMPIQVAGGFRTREQVGDMFEAGAARVVIGSLALKKPQAFVEMLNCYGAERMVLALDVAIQDGAPVVASHGWQESSGRSLDDVLADFPRVRHILVTDISRDGMMSGPNVELYRLLKAQYPDIVVQASGGVASLDDLDELRAAGADAAITGKAIWGKTFSVADGVKRARG from the coding sequence ATGAAACTGATCCCCGCCATCGACCTCATGGACTCGATGCCCGTCCGCCTAGCCCAGGGCGACTTCGACCGCCGCACCGACTATGGCTCGACCGCCGACGATGCGCTGGCGGCGTTCAAGGCGCAGGGCGCCGAGCTGACCCACATCGTCGATCTCGACGGCGCGCGCGCGGGCGAACCCAGGCAGCATGAGCTTATCGCCTCGCTGGCGCCGATCATGCCGATCCAGGTCGCCGGCGGTTTCCGCACGCGCGAACAGGTCGGCGACATGTTCGAGGCGGGCGCCGCGCGCGTCGTCATCGGCAGCCTCGCGCTGAAAAAACCGCAGGCCTTCGTCGAAATGCTCAACTGCTACGGGGCGGAGCGCATGGTGCTCGCGCTCGACGTCGCGATTCAGGACGGCGCGCCCGTCGTCGCCTCGCACGGGTGGCAGGAAAGTAGCGGCCGCAGCCTCGACGACGTCCTCGCCGACTTCCCGCGCGTGCGTCACATCCTCGTCACCGACATATCGCGCGACGGCATGATGTCCGGCCCCAATGTCGAACTCTACCGCCTGCTGAAGGCGCAATATCCCGACATCGTGGTGCAGGCCTCGGGCGGCGTCGCCTCGCTCGACGACCTCGATGAACTACGCGCGGCGGGCGCTGACGCGGCGATCACCGGCAAGGCGATCTGGGGCAAGACCTTCTCGGTCGCCGACGGAGTAAAGCGTGCCCGCGGCTAG
- the hisIE gene encoding bifunctional phosphoribosyl-AMP cyclohydrolase/phosphoribosyl-ATP diphosphatase HisIE: MNIDQLAWDKMDGLLPAIVQDAASGEVRMLGYMSRDALAATLDTGKVTFFSRSNQALWVKGETSGNTLDLVSVATDCDDDALLVVARPAGPTCHKGMRSCFGEDVITGTGFIGQLERIVSARASSDPDDSYTARLMERGIKRIAQKVGEEGVEAALAATAGDKHEVASEVADLVYHLTVLLKASDTDWQAVIDVLKERHEA, from the coding sequence ATGAACATCGATCAACTGGCCTGGGACAAGATGGACGGCCTGCTCCCTGCCATCGTGCAGGACGCCGCTTCTGGCGAGGTCCGCATGCTCGGCTATATGAGCCGCGACGCGCTCGCCGCAACGCTCGACACGGGCAAGGTCACTTTCTTCTCGCGCTCCAATCAGGCGCTCTGGGTGAAGGGGGAAACCAGCGGCAACACGCTCGACCTCGTCTCCGTCGCGACCGACTGCGACGATGATGCGCTGCTGGTCGTCGCACGCCCCGCAGGCCCGACCTGCCACAAGGGCATGCGCAGCTGCTTTGGCGAAGACGTGATCACCGGCACCGGCTTCATCGGCCAGCTCGAACGTATCGTGTCGGCACGTGCATCGTCCGACCCCGACGACAGCTACACCGCGCGACTGATGGAGCGCGGCATCAAGCGCATCGCACAGAAGGTCGGCGAGGAAGGGGTCGAGGCCGCTTTGGCAGCGACCGCCGGCGACAAGCACGAAGTCGCGAGCGAAGTCGCCGACCTCGTCTATCACCTCACCGTGCTTCTCAAGGCCTCCGACACCGACTGGCAGGCCGTCATCGACGTGCTCAAGGAGCGGCACGAGGCTTGA
- the hisG gene encoding ATP phosphoribosyltransferase gives MSIDRLQMAIQKSGRLSDQSRGLLKSAGIKIQANKGQLTARATNFPLDLMLVRDDDIPTFVADGVCELGIVGENVLGEYALGRPEAGIEILARLGFGRCSLKIAAPQEEEFDLSNLEGSRIATSYPLLTKKWLADQGISAEIVTMRGAVELAPRLGIASYICDLVSTGQTLEANGLKPVQTVLESEAVLVRTGREIVPDHAAALDQLKTRIDGVIQTSESKYIVLNAPESALDDIGRILPGADAPTVIPLAGRQGHFAVQAVCQESVFWETLEELKGAGARDILVMPIEKMML, from the coding sequence GTGAGCATCGACCGCCTCCAGATGGCGATCCAGAAATCGGGTCGCTTGTCCGACCAGAGCCGCGGGCTGCTCAAGAGCGCGGGGATCAAGATCCAGGCCAACAAGGGCCAGCTGACCGCGCGCGCCACCAATTTCCCGCTCGACCTGATGCTCGTGCGCGACGACGACATCCCGACCTTCGTCGCCGATGGCGTGTGCGAGCTCGGTATCGTCGGTGAAAATGTCCTGGGCGAATATGCGCTCGGCCGGCCCGAGGCCGGGATCGAGATTCTCGCCCGCCTCGGCTTCGGTCGCTGCTCGCTCAAGATTGCCGCGCCGCAGGAGGAAGAGTTCGACCTATCCAATCTCGAGGGTAGCCGTATCGCGACCAGCTATCCGCTGCTCACCAAGAAATGGCTCGCCGACCAGGGCATTTCGGCTGAGATCGTCACGATGCGCGGCGCGGTCGAGCTCGCCCCGCGCCTCGGCATCGCGTCATACATTTGCGACCTCGTCTCGACTGGCCAGACGCTCGAAGCCAACGGCCTGAAGCCGGTCCAGACCGTGCTCGAAAGCGAGGCGGTGCTGGTGCGCACGGGGCGTGAAATCGTGCCTGACCACGCTGCCGCGCTCGACCAACTGAAAACCCGCATCGACGGAGTCATCCAGACTTCGGAGAGCAAATATATCGTCCTCAACGCGCCCGAGAGCGCGCTCGACGATATCGGTCGCATCCTGCCCGGTGCCGACGCGCCGACCGTCATCCCGCTTGCGGGTCGCCAGGGTCACTTCGCGGTCCAGGCCGTGTGCCAGGAATCGGTCTTCTGGGAGACGCTCGAGGAACTTAAGGGCGCCGGTGCGCGCGACATCCTTGTCATGCCCATCGAAAAGATGATGCTCTGA
- a CDS encoding YerC/YecD family TrpR-related protein produces MANAQSPRQSKDALATTLSRIDDPAIMLAMLDDLCTPAELTALCERWHIAQLLDEGELTYREIGARAGASPTTVTRVARFLRDGGAGGYRAALDMQKEYAS; encoded by the coding sequence ATGGCCAACGCCCAGTCCCCGCGCCAATCCAAGGATGCGCTCGCGACCACGCTCTCGCGGATCGACGATCCCGCGATCATGCTCGCCATGCTCGACGATCTGTGCACGCCCGCCGAGCTGACGGCGCTGTGCGAACGCTGGCACATCGCCCAGCTGCTCGACGAGGGCGAGCTGACCTATCGCGAGATCGGCGCGCGCGCCGGTGCATCGCCCACGACCGTGACCCGCGTCGCGCGCTTCCTGCGCGACGGCGGCGCAGGCGGCTATCGCGCCGCGCTCGACATGCAGAAGGAGTATGCTTCGTGA